The Candidatus Methylomirabilota bacterium nucleotide sequence GCCATTGCCGCGCTGGCCGCCCGTGCGGAGGGACCGCGCGGGGTCTGAGCCCGATCCGCGCGACCGCGTGGCGCGGTCGGATGGAGCGTCAATCAGCGTTCGATTCGAAACGCCGGTGGAGCGTGACCGGCTTCCGCTTCTTCCGATAGCGCAGGTTCAAGAGCTCCACGAACAGCGAGAAGGCCATCGCCACGTAGATGTAGCCCTTGTTCACGTGGGTGCCCATGCCCTCCGCCACGAGCATCACGCCGATCAGAAGCAGGAAGGCGAGGGCGAGGATCTTCACGCTCGGGTGCCGCTCCACGAAGCCCCCGATGGGCGCCGCGGACACCAGCATGACGAGCATGGCCAGCACCATCGCCACCACCATGACCGGGACGTGCTTGGCCATGCCCACGGCGGTGATGACGGAGTCGAGGGAAAAGACGATATCGAGCACGAGGATCTGAGCCAGCACCCAGAGGAAAGCGCCGCGCGAGCCCGACTCGGGCGTCTCCGCCGGATGATCAGCCTCGAGCTTGTCGTAGATCTCCCACGTGGCCTTCGCAACGAGGAAGAGGCCGCCACCGATCAGGATCAGATCGCGCCCGGAGATCTTCCCGCCGAACACCGTGAACAGGGGCTCGGTGAGCCCCATCATCCACGAAATGGTCATGAGCAGGCCGATCCGGATCACGAGGGCGAGGGTGAGGCCGAGGCGCCGGGCGACGTTTTGCTGGGCGGCGGGGAGGCGGCTCACCAGGATCGCGATGAAGACGACGTTGTCGATGCCGAGGACGATCTCCATCGCGGTGAGCGCGACGAGGGAGACGAGGGCATCGCCGGTCAGGAGGCCGCCGAGGTCCACGAGCGAATGGTACCATCCCTTCGAGGGGCGCTGACGGATGACTCCACACTGGGAGCTCGCGATCCGGATGCTCGTCGGCGCCCTGCTCGGCGGCATCATCGGCTATGAGCGCGACTACCACGGCCGCCCGGCCGGGCTCCGCACGCACTTGATCGTGGCGCTGGCGTCGGCCACGTTCATGGTCGTGTCCACCCACTTCATGTACTTCCAGCGC carries:
- a CDS encoding TerC family protein; the protein is MEIVLGIDNVVFIAILVSRLPAAQQNVARRLGLTLALVIRIGLLMTISWMMGLTEPLFTVFGGKISGRDLILIGGGLFLVAKATWEIYDKLEADHPAETPESGSRGAFLWVLAQILVLDIVFSLDSVITAVGMAKHVPVMVVAMVLAMLVMLVSAAPIGGFVERHPSVKILALAFLLLIGVMLVAEGMGTHVNKGYIYVAMAFSLFVELLNLRYRKKRKPVTLHRRFESNAD